GAAGTCCGAAATTCGCCTAACTTACCTCCTTGCTCTGTCAGGAGTTGCTCTTCCCCTGCTAAACGATCTCGAAGCTGATGGACCAGAGGCTCAGATTGTTGAAGCCGGGTTTTGACTTCTTTCATATCTGCGTCATACCGGGCCATTTTTTTTGTTAATTCGTTGACCTGATTCTGATTGCTTTCAAGCCCTCCACGAACCTGAGAGAGGTCCGTCTCCTTTAAGGTAGCAACTTGGTCCATCACTTCGGCCCGAGCATGCAGTAACTCCTGAATCTCAACCCGCTGTTTGGCAATAAGGGAATTCGCTTTCTCCAAGGCCGCATTGGCTTCATTCACAGCTTGCTGGAGTGAGGTTTTGCTCTTATCCAACTGGCCGATCTTTGCGTCCAATTCTCGTTTGATTCGTACCACATCCGCCTGCTGAGCCACGCACCCTGCCAAGATCACACTTAACCCCACCATGACAAATCGAACACTCAAACGATACGAAAATGAATGAGGGCTTAGCATAGTCTTCCTTAATCCTCTTAGAAACCATAAACGGGCCATGCCCGGCACAGCCCTCTACCAATCCCGGCGGTCAGCGACATAGGGCATCGGGGTCGAAGCCACACTGATATCTAGGACGAGGTGAGCACGCCGATTCTTCTGGAAACACGGTTCGGTTGAATCCCAACAGGTGGGATTCTCCTTGCCGAATGACATCACATGAAGCCGCTCTGCAGGGACTCCCAGGCTGGTGAGGTAGTTTTTGGTGCGAAGTGCACGCTTTTCACCTAAAACATGGTTATAGGAAGCTGTTCCACGATCATCGCAATGTCCTTCAATGGTAATCTCCGCATGCGGATGAGCTTTTAGCCATTCCGCGTTGGCCCCTAACGTCGCCTTAGCCTCTTCATTCAGTTGAAAGCTATCAAAATCAAAATGCACATCTCGCAATCCGGCTTGGGCGGTCAATTGTTCAGCACGGGTTCGATTAACCCAATAATCATTGGGAGAGTCAGAAGACGGCGTGAGACCTGACCCGAATGTGTGGTCCTCCCGAATCAAAGGATCTTCCGCAAGCAGGTCGGACAAGGCTCCTGACCCTTCTGGAAAATACCCTTCCCCATTGGATGTCTCTTTGTTTAATGCCTGTTCCGGGGCTCCGGTTGAAAAATCTCCCTGTGAGGCCACCAAAGTTGGCGCACCGGATTTTTTGCCATATTTATGAACTCCATGTGTGGACCGATGTGCACACCCTGTGGCCAGCACCATTATCAGAATCACTATCCCCCAAACATAGATTCTGCGGGTCGATGAATGAACAGTCATATCACAAACTCCTTGTTCAACAGCTTCAGCGAACAAACCATGAAATACCCCCTTTAAGATCGTCCGCCACAAAAAATTGCAAAAACAAGGCCAGGGAATCATGCCGAATACAGGAAGAACTCCACGTCGGAGGTCACGGTGACGAAAAACTCAGCATTTCCGAACAGCAGGAAGAAAAGCGCCCATCTCAAATCCCTTAAATTTCATAATTGTCCTGCAGAGTTAGAGATCTCGCGGCATGATCGGGTTAAGAACCATCGTTACATCCCTCCTGACAATATGGCACAGAATTCAGGGGGGAGTATTCAATGAGGATTTCAAAAAACCCCAATACACGAAGAAGAGGTGAATGCAGAACTGAAGCAGCATTTACTCAACAATCGTGGCATTTCCTCAACGGGTTTGAAGGGCGCGGAGCTCAGAGATGGGAGATCCCTGGGCGGGATAAGCATGGATAGAATCAATGAATTTTTGGAGGAGATCTGACAGGCACTGACGGATTGGTACAGGAATGAACGAAATCCAGTTTTGGGGAAGCTACCTTAATGAGATCCTAGAAAAATATTTTCTAGAATATCACTGGATTTTAGCTTTCGGGACGGATTCAGGAAAAGTGAGACAGCATACAACACTTATTCATCATTCCATTCAGGGGTGGCAAAATACCAGCACTGTCCGCCACATTCTTTAGCCCGATACATCGCCTGATCGGCAATTTCCACCAACCGGTGGGGATCCGTGGAATCCTTGGGATAGACCGAAATACCAATACTAACCTGTATCGGGACTTTTTCTTTTCCCAAACAAATGGGCGGATTAAGGCACTCTAAAATTTTCAGGGCCACCTGACGAATATCCTGAATATGTTCAAGCCCTTGAAGAATCACGG
The Nitrospiraceae bacterium DNA segment above includes these coding regions:
- a CDS encoding OmpA family protein encodes the protein MTVHSSTRRIYVWGIVILIMVLATGCAHRSTHGVHKYGKKSGAPTLVASQGDFSTGAPEQALNKETSNGEGYFPEGSGALSDLLAEDPLIREDHTFGSGLTPSSDSPNDYWVNRTRAEQLTAQAGLRDVHFDFDSFQLNEEAKATLGANAEWLKAHPHAEITIEGHCDDRGTASYNHVLGEKRALRTKNYLTSLGVPAERLHVMSFGKENPTCWDSTEPCFQKNRRAHLVLDISVASTPMPYVADRRDW